One Setaria italica strain Yugu1 chromosome II, Setaria_italica_v2.0, whole genome shotgun sequence DNA segment encodes these proteins:
- the LOC101782353 gene encoding uncharacterized protein LOC101782353: MASAAPPTTEAGRRILVAVDEGEESVHALTWCLANVVSPAGGDTLVLVHARRPRPVYAAMDSAGYIMTSDVLASVERHAADVSAAAVDKAKRLCAEHPHLAVETLVEGGDPRDVICDAADKVGADLLVMGSHGYGFI, from the exons ATGGCATCCGCCGCTCCCCCCACCACTGAAGCCGGGCGCCGCATCCTGGTGGCCGTGGACGAGGGCGAGGAGAGCGTGCACGCACTCACCTGGTGCCTCGCCAACGTCGTCTCCCCAGCGGGCGGCGACACGCTCGTCCTCGTGcacgcgcgccgcccgcgccccgtCTACGCTGCCATGGACAGCGCAG GGTACATCATGACCTCGGACGTGCTGGCGAGCGTTGAGAGGCACGCCGCCGACGtctcggcggcggccgtcgacaAGGCCAAGCGCCTCTGCGCCGAGCACCCGCACTTGGCGGTTGAGACGCTGGTGGAGGGCGGGGACCCGCGGGACGTCATCTGCGACGCCGCCGATAAGGTGGGCGCCGACCTGCTTGTCATGGGCAGCCATGGATACGGCTTCATCTAG